In the genome of Caulobacter flavus, the window GGCTGGTCAGGGCCGCCTCGGCCCAGTCGTTCATCGGCACGAAGGCGCCGGCCGCCATCAGCGACAGGCCCGCGACCGCCAGGGCCACCATGCCCGGGCGCTTCCAGTTCCCAGAACGCGCCAGAGCGAAGACCGAGACCGGCGCGGCCATGGCCAGGAACAGCGGGTGCAGCCACTCGGCATGCGACAGGTTCGCCGCCAGCGGCAGCAGGGCGGCCATGGCCGGCAGGGCCAGGCAGTGCACCAGGCACAGGCCCGAAAGGCCGATCGCTGCGCCGTCGAGACCACGTTGCAGGTGGTTGTGGCGGGCCATGGGGTTTCTCCGGAAA includes:
- a CDS encoding MerC domain-containing protein; amino-acid sequence: MARHNHLQRGLDGAAIGLSGLCLVHCLALPAMAALLPLAANLSHAEWLHPLFLAMAAPVSVFALARSGNWKRPGMVALAVAGLSLMAAGAFVPMNDWAEAALTSLGGLALAGVHLLNARICSCAEQAACAKLEPAA